The Vulpes vulpes isolate BD-2025 chromosome 8, VulVul3, whole genome shotgun sequence genome has a window encoding:
- the TMT1A gene encoding thiol S-methyltransferase TMT1A, which produces MAVAVLVLRLLVCLLASPLFLLHALGLWRPLCRRWFPHFLARFSVMYNERMAGRKRELFGSLQAFAGPSGKLCLLEVGCGTGANFQFYPPGCRVTCVDPNPNFEKFLIKSIAENRHLQFERFVVAAGEDLRQVADGSVDAVVCTLVLCSVRDQGQILREVRRVLRPGGAFFFLEHVAAESSTWNYFWQQILHPFWHLLFDGCHLTRESWKALERVPFSQLKLQHFQAPLSWELVRPHISGYAVK; this is translated from the exons ATGGCGGTCGCCGTCCTGGTCCTCAGGCTCCTCGTGTGCCTCCTGGCCTCGCCCCTGTTCCTGCTGCACGCCCTGGGCCTGTGGCGCCCGCTGTGCCGGAGGTGGTTCCCCCACTTCTTGGCGCGGTTCAGCGTGATGTACAACGAGCGGATGGCGGGCAGGAAGCGGGAGCTCTTCGGCAGCCTGCAGGCGTTCGCGGGCCCGTCGGGGAAGCTGTGCCTGCTGGAGGTGGGCTGCGGCACCGGCGCCAACTTCCAGTTCTACCCGCCGGGGTGCAGGGTGACCTGCGTGGACCCCAACCCCAACTTCGAGAAGTTCTTGATCAAGAGCATCGCGGAGAACCGACACCTGCAGTTCGAGCGCTTCGTGGTGGCGGCGGGGGAGGACCTGCGGCAGGTGGCCGACGGCTCGGTGGACGCGGTGGTCTGCACCCTGGTGCTGTGCTCGGTGCGGGACCAGGGGCAGATCCTGCGGGAGGTGCGCAGGGTGCTGAGGCCG ggaGGGGCTTTCTTTTTCCTGGAGCATGTCGCAGCTGAGAGCTCAACTTGGAATTACTTCTGGCAACAAATCCTGCACCCCTTCTGGCACCTGCTGTTTGACGGGTGCCACCTGACCAGAGAGAGCTGGAAGGCGCTGGAGCGGGTGCCCTTCTCCCAACTCAAGCTGCAGCACTTCCAGGCTCCGCTGTCCTGGGAGCTGGTGCGCCCTCACATCTCTGGGTACGCCGTCAAGTAG